Proteins encoded by one window of Cheilinus undulatus linkage group 13, ASM1832078v1, whole genome shotgun sequence:
- the larp6b gene encoding la-related protein 6b, with amino-acid sequence MCSCRDCVKSSQEEEREGELLCLKIRAQLEDLFSDSHLAQDGFLLKHVQRRKQGYVSLKLLTCLKKIKALTTDWHQTLAGAENSKLLEVNDERTKVRRKKPLPKWLLCSPTSRLLLTWNISKEKAEEDGVARGPEHPSLSDRIFQKFSSYGDITSMWILHPGTELPKELQTYAKRHKELGQHLCAVVKFAELEAVRQAYISLKAEEETCGGEGMHVVPLGYYPTYHLTEEKNNQDQPEEENPLQSSLESVQEEPSVQVKVSVENINTSKPQETKSKSTQRTLEQLSTSFTGQYFSGVNQSSRMNLCAGDCDRDNSQSPWVLRRKHAAAALNLGFSGDLKERHFLNRVLRQPFGPDGTRGFLCRLKKLHMEIKTLIE; translated from the exons ATGTGTTCTTGTAGAGATTGTGTGAAATCCTCCCAAGAAGAGGAGCGTGAAGGTGAGTTGCTCTGCCTGAAGATTAGAGCCCAGTTGGAGGATTTGTTCTCCGACAGCCACCTGGCACAGGACGGCTTCCTGCTGAAACATGTGCAAAGGAGAAAGCAGGGCTATGTCAGCTTAAAGCTCCTCACTTGtttgaaaaag ATAAAGGCCCTGACCACAGACTGGCACCAGACTCTGGCTGGAGCTGAGAACTCCAAGCTGCTGGAGGTGAATGATGAACGCACCAAAGTGAGGCGGAAGAAGCCGCTGCCCAAATGGCTGCTATGCTCCCCCACCAGCAGGCTCCTCCTCACCTGGAACATTTCCAAGGAGAAAGCAGAAGAAGACGGCGTGGCCCGAGGCCCTGAGCATCCTTCACTCTCTGATAGGATCTTCCAAAAGTTCAGCTCATACGGCGACATTACTTCAATGTGGATTCTGCATCCTGGCACAGAGCTTCCCAAAGAGCTGCAGACCTATGCCAAACGTCACAAAGAGCTCGGCCAACATTTGTGTGCAGTAGTGAAGTTTGCAGAGTTGGAGGCTGTTCGTCAGGCGTATATTTCTCTTAAAGCAGAAGAGGAGACGTGTGGAGGTGAGGGCATGCATGTGGTTCCTTTGGGATATTATCCAACATACCACCtcacagaggagaaaaacaaccaGGACCAACCTGAGGAGGAAAATCCACTTCAAAGCTCTCTCGAATCAGTCCAGGAGGAACCCTCGGTACAAGTTAAAGTTTCTGTTGAGAACATAAACACGTCTAAACCCCAAGAGACCAAGAGTAAGTCCACGCAAAGAACCTTGGAGCAGCTCTCCACCAGCTTTACTGGCCAGTACTTCAGCGGTGTGAATCAGAGCAGTAGGATGAACCTGTGCGCTGGAGACTGTGATAGGGATAATTCTCAGAGCCCCTGGGTGCTAAGACGCAAACATGCAGCCGCTGCATTAAACCTCGGGTTTTCAGGAGACCTGAAAGagagacattttttaaacagagtGCTGCGTCAGCCTTTCGGCCCTGATGGAACAAGGGGGTTTCTGtgcagattaaaaaaactgcacaTGGAAATCAAGACCCTCATTGAATGA